From a region of the Tursiops truncatus isolate mTurTru1 chromosome 2, mTurTru1.mat.Y, whole genome shotgun sequence genome:
- the INSYN1 gene encoding inhibitory synaptic factor 1: MNIRGTPDLGQPSDDPSSGGERERIRQRMKMVIGQLEDILRELKEVAKELREVVSQIDKLTSDFDFELEPDDWTTATVSSTSSSDKVGVGGPFDLGHLDFMTADILSDSWEFCSFLDISTPSDSVDGPESTRPGAGPDYRLMNGSVPIPNGPRVETPDSSSEEAFSAGPVKGQLPQRTPGTRERVRFSDKVLYHALCCDDEEGDGEEEVGLSPEPPHTEAHAGPLKPSPAPYKPRRSPLTGRRSDPTLAPEQTRRVTRNSSTQTVSDKSTQTVLPYMATRQKAKGKN, from the exons ATGAACATTCGGGGCACCCCGGACCTCGGGCAGCCCAGTGACGACCCCAGCAGTGGTGGCGAGCGGGAGCGGATTCGACAGCGCATGAAGATGGTCATTGGGCAGCTGGAGGACATCCTGCGGGAGCTCAAGGAGGTGGCCAAGGAGCTAAGGGAG GTGGTGAGCCAGATCGATAAGCTAACCTCGGACTTTGACTTCGAACTGGAGCCGGATGACTGGACCACAGCCACCGTGAGCAGCACCTCCAGCAGCGACAAGGTGGGCGTGGGCGGCCCCTTTGACCTGGGCCACCTGGACTTTATGACAGCTGACATCCTCTCGGATAGCTGGGAGTTCTGCTCCTTCCTGGACATCTCCACCCCCTCAGACTCCGTGGACGGCCCCGAGTCGACCCGGCCAGGGGCTGGCCCTGACTACCGGCTCATGAATGGCAGCGTGCCCATCCCCAACGGGCCCCGGGTGGAGACCCCGGACTCCTCCAGCGAGGAGGCCTTCAGCGCTGGCCCTGTGAAGGGCCAGCTGCCCCAGCGGACCCCGGGCACACGGGAGAGGGTGCGATTCAGCGACAAAGTGCTCTACCATGCTCTATGCTGTGACGACGAGGAGGGGGACGGCGAGGAGGAGGTGGGCCTGTCCCCGGAGCCTCCCCACACAGAGGCCCACGCGGGCCCCCTCAAGCCCTCCCCGGCTCCCTACAAGCCGAGGCGCTCTCCACTGACTGGCCGCCGCTCAGACCCCACCTTGGCCCCCGAGCAGACCCGAAGGGTCACAAGAAACAGCAGCACCCAAACGGTGTCAGACAAGAGCACTCAGACGGTGCTGCCCTACATGGCCACCAGACAGAAAGCCAAGGGGAAAAACTAG